From the Mammaliicoccus sciuri genome, the window AAGTTTAACTGACAAACCTGTTAAAGGTATGCTTACAGGTCCAGTTACAATTTTAAACTGGTCATTCGAACGTGTGGATATTCCACGTAGCGAAGTTCAAGATCAAATCGCATTAGCAATTAATGAAGAAGTTCTAGCACTTGAAGAAGCGGGTATTAAAGTCATCCAAGTAGACGAACCAGCATTGCGCGAAGGCTTACCTTTACGTTCTGAATACCATGAAGATTATTTAAATAAAGCTGTACATTCATTCAAATTATCAACTTCTTCAGTACAAGATTCAACACAAATTCATACACATATGTGCTATTCACAATTTGGTCAAATCATCCATGCGATCAAATCATTAGATGCTGATGTTATCTCAATCGAAACTTCAAGAAGTCATGGTGACTTAATCAAAGACTTTGAAGATATCACATATGACTTAGGTATCGGTTTAGGTGTATACGATATTCATAGCCCTCGTATACCTACAGAGGAAGAGATTACAGTTGCAATCAATAGAGCACTTCAAGAAATTGACCGTTCTCTATTCTGGGTAAACCCTGACTGCGGATTGAAGACAAGACAAGAAGAAGAAGTAAAACAAGCTTTAACTGTATTAGTCAATTCAGTAGAAAAATTACGTCAAGACAATACAGTTAAACAACCTAACTAATAAATGAGGTGATGTTATGTCATATCCATTATGGAACACGCTAAATCAACTGAAAGAATATAAATGGGTAGATTTAACGCATACATTTGATTCAGAATCTCCACATTTTTCAGCTTTTGAAAATGCAGAAACAAAAACATTGTATAAAGTTAAAGACGACGGTTTCTTTGCCCAATCATGGCAATTTCCTACACAATATGGCACGCATATAGATGCACCGATACATTTTGTAGAACATAAACGATATTTACATGAACTCGGTTTATAAGAAACAGTCTTACCTTTAATCGTGTTAGATTTTTCAAAAGAAGTAGCCCAAGATTCAGATTTCATACTAACGAAAGAACACATCCTTCAATGGGAATCTGAAAATGGAACAATTGAAAGTGGAACGTTTGTCGCATTTAGAAGTGACTGGTCAAAGAAATGGCCAGATAAAGAGCAATTTGAGAACAAAGACAAAGATGGTCATGAACATCTCCCAGGATGGTCATTAGACGCACTTAAATACTTATTTGAAGAGAGAAAAATCAAGTCAATCGGACATGAAACATTTGATACTGATGCTTCAGTAGACATCCGTAAAAATAATGACATTGTCGGTGAACGATACGTAATTGGTTTAGATACTTTTCAAATAGAACTGTTAACCGGATTAGATGAACTACCAACACGTGGTTCAGTTATATTAGCCATTAGCCCTAAACCTAAAAATGCACCCGGATTCCCTGTCCGAGCATTTGCTATTACCCCTAAATAATAGCACTGCCATATGATATTTTTGAGCGAGTATCATATGGCAGACTACCTTCCCTATATTAAATATATAATAAGCACCTTTCGATGGAGATCGAAAGGTGCTTTTACTGTTTAATATTTAGATACGGGTGATCCTCCGATTTGATAATCTATTTCTATCGCATTTTCACTATTTTTACGATATAAATAATAGAAATACATAGACCATAAAATCGTCAAACCAGCTGATAACCAATAACTAAGCGATAAATCCATCCCAAATCCTATTGGTTGGCTTAATATATATGTGAATATATTCCACGTCATGAATAAAGCAGGTATTAAAGCGACATAGAAATTCTTTTTAGATAGTAATAAATACATAGCGCCTATCCATAGAGCGATAACAGCTGTTGTTTGGTTTGCCCATGAGAAGTATCTCCAAAGTATTGTGAAATCTACTCTCGTTAAAATAAAACTAATAACAAACATCGGTATCGCAATTGCGAAGCGATTCATTACTTTTTTCTGACCGAAATTAAAGTAGTCAGCCAAAATCATTCTCGCACTTCTAAATGAAGTATCACCACTTGTTATTGGTAATACAATAACACCTAATATCGCTAATGTTCCAAATACAGAACCTAATAACATAGTAGAAGCCTCACTCACTACAAGCGCCGCTTCACCTTTCGCTAACACTTCTTGTAGACCACCATAGCCACCAAATAAACTCATAGCAGCCGCAGCCCAAATCATCGCAATAATACCTTCAGCAATCATCATACCGTAGAATATTTTACGACCATTTTTCTCATTATTCGTCGTTCTAGAAATAATCGGTGATTGTGTCGCATGGAAACCAGATAAGGCACCACAAGTAATCGTAAAGAATAATAAAGGAAAAATTGGCGCCGAATCAGGATGCATATTTTTCAATGTTAATTCTGGAATTTCGGCACCAGTCATAAGTAATCGTATAAAGATTCCTATTGCAGAAATCATTAAGATAAATCCAAATATCGGATAAACTTTACCAATAATTTTATCGATAGGTATCACTGTTGATAAGAAATAATATAAGAAAATAACAAAAATAATAATACCTAAAGCCACTTTACCATCCATTAAAGAATGTAATAGTAATGCCGGACTCGTAACAAATACAGTACCTGTTAGTAACAATAGCAATAGTGTAAAGACGTTCACGAGATGTTTCATCACATTACCTAAAAACTTACCAGCTAATTCAGGTAAATGAGCACCCTTATTACGTATAGAAATCATACCTGTTAAATAATCATGAACAGCACCAGCAAATATAGACCCTAACACAATCCAAATAAAAGCAACTGGTCCATATAAAGCACCCATAATCGGTCCAAATATCGGTCCAACCCCTGCAATATTTAACAATTGAATCAATGAGTTCTTATTTGTCGACATCGGAACAAAATCAATATTATCCCTTTGATCATGAGCAGGCGTCGGACGTTCTTCTTTAACACCAAACATTTTTTCAATATACTTGCCATATGTAAAATAACCTATAACTAATAAAACGATAGAAACTAAAAATGTAATCATTAAAATCCCCCTTTTAAAATGAAAACGTTTACATAAAAGTATAAATGAGATTTTTACAAATAACAATAATATATCGGAAATTTACAGAAATTCTGTATGTAAACATAAAAAAGAGTTCAGGATATTGTTTAATATCCCAAACTCTATATATTATTTCTTCTTATAAACTTTAATCGTAATTTCATAGAAGTCTTTATGTTCTTCATCAATTCGCTTGATTTTAATACCTTCTTTTTCAACATTTTTAATGCTTTGTCCGAGTGTATCAAGTGCTTCTGTGATATCTTGTTCGAATTGAAATTGTTTTGCTTTTACTTTTTCAGACCCGCGTATTTTCTTAACGCGATCTTCTGTTTGTTTAACGTTTAAGTTCTGAGATTGTATGGATGTTAAGACTTCTTGTTGCCCTTCATCATCTAAACCTAACAATGCTCTTGCATGTCTTTCTGTTATTTCACCTTTTTGCAATGAAATAATAATAGGTTCTGATAATTTGAGCAGTCTTAATTTATTGGCTATAAATGATTGGCTCTTACCCATACTAACTGCTAAGTCATGTTGTGTAATGTCTTCTAAATCCAACAATTTCTTATAGGCTTCCGCTTCTTCTATAGCTGATAAATTTTCTCTTTGTATATTTTCAATCAGTGCAACGGCTGCTGTTTCTTTGTCATTTAATGGTTTAATAATAACTTCAGTTTCTGGTAAATCGTTATATTTCATTGCACGAAATCTTCGCTCACCTGCTATGATTTCATACATACCTTCTTCAATTGGACGAACAACAATAGGTTGTAATAATCCATGTTCTTTTATAGATTGTGCGAGTTCTTTAATTTTAGATTCATCGAATACTTTTCTCGGTTGATAACGGTTTGGCACTATTCTTTCTGTTGATACGACTGCCACATTACCTTCAGCTCGTGCTTCTTCTATGTGTTCTAATTCTTTGTCTTTAAGTCCAAATAATTTAGAAAAAGGCTTTTTCATCTCAATATACCTACTTTCGTTCATACATATTTCCCAGGAATTATTTTGTTAAAGGTTCTTTGTTTGGTGTTCCTGGCTTTCTTGGATACTTCTTAGGTGTTTGTCTTAATTTATCTATCGTAATGATCTGTCTCATACTTTCTTCAAGAGGTAGCGTAAATTCATGTACTGTTTTTACTTCTCCACCTAATACAGAAATTGCAAATTGTGCATCTTCTAACTCTTCATTACCTTGTGAGCCTTTTAATGCGACAAATTGACCGCCCTTTTTCACTAAAGGTAGACATAATTCACTTAATACAGATAATCGTGCTACTGCTCTTGCAGTTACAAGATCAAAGCTTTCACGATACTGTTGTGATTTACCGAATGTTTCTGCTCTATCATGTACAAAGTTTACTTGATCTATGTCTAATGATGCAGCTAATTCATTTAAAAATTTAATTCTTTTATTTAGTGAATCTACTATCGTAATTTGCAAGTGTGGATATACGATTTTTAAAGGGATGCTCGGAAATCCAGCACCTGCCCCTACATCACAGATCGTTTCAATTTCATTAAAATCTATATAAAAGCTTGGTGTCACTGAATCAAAGAAGTGTTTCAAGTACACTTCTTCTTTTTCAGTAACTGCTGTTAAGTTAATTTTTTCGTTCCACTCTACTAACATCTCAAAGTATGTTTCGAATTGCTTAATTTGTTTATCAGTTAATGTTATACCAGATTCTTTTAACGTATCAATAAAAGTTTGTTCATTCATGTTAGTTCACCTTCTGAATTTTACCTTGTTCAATGTACACAAGTAAAATTGAAATATCTGCAGGGTTTACACCTGAAATACGAGAAGCTTGTGCAATATCAAGTGGTTTTACTTCTTTAAGTTTTTGACGAGCTTCAGTCGCTAAACTATTGATTGCATCATAATCGATATTTTCAGGAATTTTTTTATCTTCCATACGTTTCATTTTTTCAACTTGTGCTAATGATTTTTGGATATAACCTTCGTATTTCGTTTGAATTTCTACTTGTTCTTGTACGTCTTCATCTACAGGTGAAGTTTCTTGTAAGATTTCCATAATAGCTGCATAATCCATTTCTGGTCTACGTAATAAATCTAAAGCTAATATGCCATCTTTAAGCGCTGTTCCACCGCGACTTTCGATAACACTTTGTGTATGTGCATTCGGTTTAATACGAATACCTCTTAATCGTTCTTGTTCAGCTGAAATTGCTTCACGTTTTTGATTAAATTTAGCGTAACGTTCTTCAGAAATCATACCAATTTCATAACCGATATCTGTCAGTCTTAAGTCTGCATTATCATGTCTTAATAATAGACGATGTTCTGCTCTAGAAGTTAATAAACGGTATGGTTCGTTCGTACCTTTTGTAACTAAATCATCAATTAACACACCAATATAAGCATCTGAACGTCGTAATATAACGTCTTCTTTACCTAATACTTTACCAGCTGCGTTAATACCTGCCATTAAACCTTGTCCTGCCGCTTCTTCATATCCTGAAGTACCATTGATTTGACCAGCAGTAAATAAGTTAGTAACGACTTTC encodes:
- a CDS encoding carbon starvation CstA family protein; this translates as MITFLVSIVLLVIGYFTYGKYIEKMFGVKEERPTPAHDQRDNIDFVPMSTNKNSLIQLLNIAGVGPIFGPIMGALYGPVAFIWIVLGSIFAGAVHDYLTGMISIRNKGAHLPELAGKFLGNVMKHLVNVFTLLLLLLTGTVFVTSPALLLHSLMDGKVALGIIIFVIFLYYFLSTVIPIDKIIGKVYPIFGFILMISAIGIFIRLLMTGAEIPELTLKNMHPDSAPIFPLLFFTITCGALSGFHATQSPIISRTTNNEKNGRKIFYGMMIAEGIIAMIWAAAAMSLFGGYGGLQEVLAKGEAALVVSEASTMLLGSVFGTLAILGVIVLPITSGDTSFRSARMILADYFNFGQKKVMNRFAIAIPMFVISFILTRVDFTILWRYFSWANQTTAVIALWIGAMYLLLSKKNFYVALIPALFMTWNIFTYILSQPIGFGMDLSLSYWLSAGLTILWSMYFYYLYRKNSENAIEIDYQIGGSPVSKY
- the noc gene encoding nucleoid occlusion protein yields the protein MKKPFSKLFGLKDKELEHIEEARAEGNVAVVSTERIVPNRYQPRKVFDESKIKELAQSIKEHGLLQPIVVRPIEEGMYEIIAGERRFRAMKYNDLPETEVIIKPLNDKETAAVALIENIQRENLSAIEEAEAYKKLLDLEDITQHDLAVSMGKSQSFIANKLRLLKLSEPIIISLQKGEITERHARALLGLDDEGQQEVLTSIQSQNLNVKQTEDRVKKIRGSEKVKAKQFQFEQDITEALDTLGQSIKNVEKEGIKIKRIDEEHKDFYEITIKVYKKK
- the rsmG gene encoding 16S rRNA (guanine(527)-N(7))-methyltransferase RsmG — protein: MNEQTFIDTLKESGITLTDKQIKQFETYFEMLVEWNEKINLTAVTEKEEVYLKHFFDSVTPSFYIDFNEIETICDVGAGAGFPSIPLKIVYPHLQITIVDSLNKRIKFLNELAASLDIDQVNFVHDRAETFGKSQQYRESFDLVTARAVARLSVLSELCLPLVKKGGQFVALKGSQGNEELEDAQFAISVLGGEVKTVHEFTLPLEESMRQIITIDKLRQTPKKYPRKPGTPNKEPLTK